Within the Gemmatimonadaceae bacterium genome, the region GCGACCCTCGTCGCCCCGAACATCTTCCAGCACGTCGGTGCCGCCAAGAGCGCCACGGCGAAGTCGCAAATCGAGATGCTCGGTGCCGCGCTCGACGCCTACCGTCTGGACAACGGATCCTACCCGACGACCGAGCAAGGGCTCGCCGCGCTGTGGGAAAAGCCGACCGTGGACCCGCCAAACAACTGGCGCTCGCCATATCTGCGGAAACCGGTTCCGCTCGATCCATGGGGGCGTGCCTACGCGTACTTGTCTCCTGGGCAGGCGAATCCTCAGGGCTACGACCTCGTGACCTACGGCGCCGACGGCAAGCCCGGCGGCGAAGGCGAGGACGCCGACATCACGAGCTGGAAGTAGACACAAGAAACCACGAGCACGATGCCGACCTTCGCGTACCAAGCCGTCGACGGATCCGGGAAGCGCCTGCGCGGCCACGCGCAGGCCGTGAGCCCCGGAGCGCTGACGCGTACGCTCGAACAGCGCGGCCTTTTCGTGCTCGATGTCGCCGAGTCCACGGAAAGCGACAGCGGCGGGCGCCGCGGTTTTCGTCTGGGACGCCGTCGCGAGGTGCTCGAGCTGACGCGCGCACTCGCCGCGCTTCTGCCCGTCGGCATGCCGCTCGCGCAGGCGCTACACGCGGCATCGGGTGTGGCGAGCGGCGACGTCAGGGCGGCGCTGCATGAAGTGAAGGGACGCGTCGAGCGTGGTGAAACGCTCTCGTCGGCTCTCGGGCAGCATCGCGCGTTGTTCTCGCCGCTGTACGTCGGCCTCGTGCGCGCCGGCGAGAAGAGCGGCGATCTCGACGCCGCGTTCGCTCGTCTCGCCGACCAGCTCGACCGCGACGAAAAGCTGCGCGGCCGAATTCTCTCGGCCTCGATCTACCCGATCATGCTGGCGACGGCGGGCTCGATCGCCGTCACGGTGCTGTTGTTCTTCGTGCTCCCGCGGTTCGTCACGCTGCTCGAGGGAAGCGGCGCGACGTTGCCGCGCTCGACGGCGACGTTACTCGCGTTCTCGTCGGCGCTGCACCATGCGTGGCCCGTGTTGCTGCTCATTCCGTTCGCGAT harbors:
- the gspG gene encoding type II secretion system major pseudopilin GspG, which codes for MIPLIPSRRHALRALRSRRSEPRAGFTLIEILVVIVVIAILATLVAPNIFQHVGAAKSATAKSQIEMLGAALDAYRLDNGSYPTTEQGLAALWEKPTVDPPNNWRSPYLRKPVPLDPWGRAYAYLSPGQANPQGYDLVTYGADGKPGGEGEDADITSWK
- a CDS encoding type II secretion system F family protein; this translates as MPTFAYQAVDGSGKRLRGHAQAVSPGALTRTLEQRGLFVLDVAESTESDSGGRRGFRLGRRREVLELTRALAALLPVGMPLAQALHAASGVASGDVRAALHEVKGRVERGETLSSALGQHRALFSPLYVGLVRAGEKSGDLDAAFARLADQLDRDEKLRGRILSASIYPIMLATAGSIAVTVLLFFVLPRFVTLLEGSGATLPRSTATLLAFSSALHHAWPVLLLIPFAIAAFAAWATNTDAGRRAWSSTMLGLPGVRTLRRYALAGRFARLVGVLLGGGAPLLTALDDTIESIGDPIARDDVVRVRTRVREGSSLRAALAESTLFPELLSQLVGVGEDAGQLRVFLMKAADIFEERTERATHRLATLAEPAMIVTFGVIVAFIALSLLQAIYGINANSFK